A single region of the Marinitoga litoralis genome encodes:
- a CDS encoding ABC transporter ATP-binding protein translates to MMLLRVNNLKKYFPIKHGFIIEKTVGYVKAVDDVSFELDKGETYGLVGESGCGKTTIGKTILRLYNQTDGEIFIDDKDTSYFFLKRSEAKEYLKNHYIDVLNEGIKKKSESEFLRELPDYKKPYFEFLIKNGENKFIDYMLSDLKEKRMHFRRKVQIVFQDPTSSLNPRMTVGAILSEPLLFHGIAKNKNEAFDIVKEILVNVGLKKYHVDRYPHQFSGGQRQRIAVARAAILKPDLIILDEPTSALDVSVQAQIIKLLKDLQSELNAGYLFISHDLGVVRFISNYVGIMYLGRMVEYGDSDEIFDNYKHPYTEALLNAAPVPDPKKRRDRKQFIIKGQVPSPINRPNGCFFSPRCKYAFEPCSKKYPQYYEIEKNHFVGCYKYETKS, encoded by the coding sequence ATAATGCTTTTAAGAGTTAATAATTTAAAAAAATATTTTCCTATAAAACATGGATTTATTATTGAAAAAACAGTAGGATATGTTAAAGCGGTTGATGATGTTAGCTTCGAATTAGACAAAGGTGAAACATATGGACTTGTTGGTGAATCTGGTTGTGGTAAAACAACAATAGGTAAAACAATATTAAGATTATATAACCAAACTGATGGCGAAATTTTTATAGATGATAAAGATACTAGTTATTTTTTCTTAAAAAGATCAGAAGCGAAAGAATATTTAAAAAATCATTATATTGATGTTTTAAATGAAGGAATTAAGAAAAAATCAGAATCAGAATTTTTAAGAGAATTACCAGATTATAAAAAGCCATACTTTGAGTTTTTAATAAAGAATGGAGAAAATAAATTTATTGATTACATGCTTTCTGATTTAAAAGAAAAAAGAATGCATTTTAGAAGAAAGGTCCAAATAGTTTTCCAAGATCCAACATCATCATTAAACCCTAGAATGACTGTTGGTGCAATATTATCAGAACCATTATTATTCCACGGAATTGCAAAAAACAAAAACGAAGCATTTGATATAGTTAAAGAAATTCTTGTTAATGTTGGATTGAAAAAATATCACGTTGATAGATATCCGCATCAATTCTCTGGAGGACAAAGACAAAGAATTGCGGTAGCAAGAGCAGCAATATTAAAACCTGATTTAATAATTTTAGATGAACCAACATCAGCTTTAGATGTTTCTGTTCAAGCACAAATCATTAAATTATTAAAGGATTTACAATCAGAATTAAATGCTGGATATTTATTTATATCTCACGATCTTGGTGTTGTTAGATTTATTTCTAATTATGTTGGTATAATGTATTTAGGTAGAATGGTTGAATATGGGGATTCTGATGAAATATTTGATAATTATAAGCATCCATATACAGAAGCATTATTAAATGCAGCACCAGTCCCAGATCCAAAAAAGAGAAGAGATAGAAAACAATTTATTATTAAAGGTCAAGTACCATCACCAATTAATAGACCAAATGGATGTTTCTTTTCACCAAGATGTAAATATGCATTTGAACCATGTTCTAAAAAATATCCACAATATTATGAAATAGAGAAAAATCATTTTGTAGGATGTTATAAATATGAGACAAAATCTTAA
- a CDS encoding ABC transporter ATP-binding protein, with translation MSEPVLIVENLKTYFDIAEGTVKAVNGVSFTLNKNESLGVVGETGSGKSVTMKTIMGLIRKPGYIPEGKILFYTDEFSKDGKKEYIDLTKLPYNQFTRIRGKHVAMIFQDPMTSLNPMYTVADQMIETIMYHQNVTEEEARKRAIELLKKVGIPNAEERIDDYPFQFSGGQRQRIVIAIGLSCNPELLIADEPTTALDVTIQAQILELMKDLQNEFNTAMIYITHDLSVVAEIADKVMVMYGGMQMELADVNTIFEKPTHPYTHMLLNCIPRHDAKKEDLEPIPGQPPIMLDPPELCPFLPRCPKATDRCRKELAPFKEIEPGHFVRCWNPMGVEMEGDK, from the coding sequence TTGTCTGAGCCAGTTCTTATAGTAGAAAACTTAAAAACGTATTTCGATATAGCTGAAGGAACAGTAAAGGCAGTAAACGGAGTCTCTTTTACTTTGAATAAGAATGAATCCTTAGGTGTTGTTGGTGAAACAGGTTCTGGAAAAAGTGTTACAATGAAAACTATAATGGGATTAATAAGAAAACCTGGATATATTCCAGAAGGTAAAATTTTATTTTATACAGACGAATTTAGCAAAGATGGGAAAAAAGAGTATATTGACTTAACAAAATTACCATATAATCAATTTACTAGGATTAGAGGAAAACATGTTGCTATGATTTTCCAAGATCCTATGACTTCTTTGAACCCAATGTATACTGTAGCAGACCAAATGATAGAAACTATCATGTATCACCAAAATGTTACTGAAGAAGAAGCAAGAAAAAGAGCTATAGAATTATTGAAAAAAGTTGGAATTCCAAATGCTGAAGAAAGAATTGATGACTATCCTTTCCAATTTTCAGGAGGACAAAGGCAAAGAATTGTTATTGCTATAGGATTGTCATGTAATCCAGAATTATTAATAGCAGATGAGCCAACAACAGCTCTTGATGTTACTATTCAAGCACAAATATTGGAATTAATGAAAGATTTACAAAATGAATTTAATACAGCTATGATATACATTACTCATGATTTATCCGTTGTAGCTGAAATAGCAGATAAGGTAATGGTTATGTATGGTGGAATGCAAATGGAATTGGCTGACGTAAATACAATATTTGAAAAACCAACACATCCATATACACATATGTTATTAAATTGTATTCCAAGACATGATGCTAAAAAAGAAGATTTGGAACCAATACCGGGACAACCACCTATTATGTTAGATCCTCCAGAATTATGCCCATTTTTACCAAGATGCCCTAAGGCAACAGATAGATGCAGAAAAGAATTAGCGCCATTTAAAGAAATTGAACCAGGACACTTTGTAAGATGTTGGAACCCAATGGGCGTAGAAATGGAGGGAGATAAATAA